A genomic stretch from Arachis stenosperma cultivar V10309 chromosome 3, arast.V10309.gnm1.PFL2, whole genome shotgun sequence includes:
- the LOC130969636 gene encoding indole-3-acetic acid-amido synthetase GH3.6-like: MPQAPIQYNNIQNDDDDNYGNNNKKALKYIEDVTSNADEIQERVIEEILKSSAHVEYLERHGLNGRTDRDTFKKVIPVVNYEDLKPEIDRIANGDSSPILCSKPISEFLTSSGTSGGERKLMPTIEEELGRRTLLYSLLMPVMDQFVPNLHKGKGMYFLFIKSETKTPGGLIARPVLTSYYKSSHFNNNNSSHNNPHKNYTSPNETILCLDSFQSMYSQLLSGLLQSHQVLRVGAVFASGFIRAIKFLEKFWADLCRDIRTGTIDPKISDTSVREAVMRIMKRPNPKLASCIEGECMKGSWKGIITRLWPNTKYVDVIVTGTMAQYIPILDYYSNGLPLVCTMYASSECYFGINLNPLCDPAKVSYTLIPTMAYFEFLPLNKMNGGNGHSNNSNNQLVKEDLVDLVDVELGQEYELVVTTYAGLYRYRVGDILRVAGFKNKTPQFNFVCRKNVVLSIDSDKTDEVELQNAVKSGANHLKQFGATVTEYTSCVDTSTIPGHYVLFWEINTHTKQTLNTDKNISSSVFKECCHAVEESLNSVYRQGRVSESIGPLEIKIVENGTFDKLMDFALSQGASINQYKTPRCVKYAPIVELLNSKVVCSYFSEKCPKWVPGHKRW; encoded by the exons ATGCCACAGGCTCCCATTCAGTACAACAACATCCAAAATGACGATGATGATAATTATGGTAACAATAACAAGAAAGCACTGAAATACATTGAGGATGTTACGAGCAACGCTGATGAAATCCAAGAAAGGGTAATTGAGGAGATCCTTAAATCAAGCGCTCATGTTGAGTACCTTGAAAGGCATGGCCTAAATGGTCGCACAGACAGGGACACATTCAAGAAGGTGATTCCTGTCGTCAATTATGAGGATTTGAAGCCAGAAATTGATCGTATTGCTAATGGTGATTCCTCACCTATTTTGTGTTCCAAACCCATATCAGAGTTTCTCACTAg CTCCGGCACATCCGGTGGGGAGAGAAAGTTGATGCCAACAATAGAGGAGGAGCTAGGGAGAAGGACATTACTTTACAGCCTATTGATGCCGGTAATGGACCAATTTGTACCAAACTTACACAAAGGCAAAggcatgtacttcttgttcatCAAATCAGAGACCAAAACCCCAGGTGGACTCATAGCACGCCCAGTTCTAACAAGCTATTACAAAAGCTCacatttcaacaacaataactcTTCTCATAACAACCCTCACAAAAACTACACTAGCCCTAATGAGACCATCCTCTGCCTAGACTCTTTCCAGAGCATGTACTCCCAATTGCTCTCTGGCCTTCTCCAGAGCCACCAAGTCCTCCGAGTTGGCGCCGTCTTCGCTTCCGGATTCATCCGCGCTATTAAGTTCCTCGAGAAATTTTGGGCCGATTTGTGTCGCGACATTCGGACCGGCACAATTGACCCCAAAATTAGTGATACTAGTGTTAGGGAGGCTGTGATGAGAATTATGAAGAGGCCAAATCCCAAGCTTGCTTCTTGTATTGAAGGTGAATGCATGAAGGGGTCGTGGAAAGGGATAATTACCAGGCTCTGGCCTAATACAAAATATGTTGATGTTATTGTGACAGGGACTATGGCTCAGTATATTCCTATATTGGATTATTATAGTAATGGTTTGCCTCTTGTTTGTACCATGTATGCTTCTTCTGAGTGTTACTTTGGGATCAATTTGAACCCTTTGTGTGACCCAGCGAAGGTTTCATATACACTAATTCCCACCATGGCCTACTTTGAGTTCTTGCCTCTCAACAAGATGAATGGTGGTAATGGACATAGCAATAATTCAAATAATCAATTGGTAAAGGAAGATCTTGTTGACCTTGTAGATGTAGAGTTGGGTCAAGAATATGAGCTTGTGGTAACCACCTATGCAG GGCTCTATAGGTACCGAGTTGGTGACATACTCCGTGTAGCAGGATTCAAGAACAAGACTCCTCAATTCAACTTCGTCTGTAGAAAGAACGTCGTCCTGAGCATAGATTCCGACAAAACTGACGAAGTCGAGCTACAAAACGCCGTCAAGAGCGGCGCAAACCACCTCAAACAATTCGGTGCAACGGTCACAGAATACACAAGCTGCGTGGACACTTCCACCATCCCAGGACACTACGTCTTGTTCTGGGAGATCAACACGCATACTAAACAAACCCTAAACACAGACAAGAATATTTCTTCGTCTGTGTTTAAGGAATGTTGTCACGCTGTTGAAGAATCCCTCAACAGCGTGTATCGCCAGGGAAGGGTGTCGGAGTCTATTGGGCCGTTGGAAATCAAGATTGTGGAGAATGGTACTTTTGATAAGCTTATGGATTTTGCTTTGAGCCAAGGTGCATCAATAAATCAGTACAAGACACCACGGTGTGTGAAATATGCTCCCATTGTGGAACTGTTGAACTCAAAAGTGGTGTGTAGCTACTTCAGTGAAAAATGTCCTAAGTGGGTTCCTGGTCACAAGAGATGGTGA